Proteins encoded by one window of Lathyrus oleraceus cultivar Zhongwan6 chromosome 1, CAAS_Psat_ZW6_1.0, whole genome shotgun sequence:
- the LOC127079429 gene encoding ethylene-responsive transcription factor ERF086-like codes for MSTSRTSSNTSLTGHDHHHNQTQINLSLLQRNTSVYGDKRGRRKQVEPDRFLGVRRRPWGRYAAEIRDPNTKERHWLGTFDTAQEAAFAYDRAALSIKGSNAKTNFIYSTSSQSHETSLHNVVTPLDPQKTQPVTNQTSLSQLDDDSHLNNENLFFSDDSANSGYLECIVPVNCFKPISNTNNSNFDHKSNASGSTEHHQNVVDSISATNFMQGQSFYDYNAFSQEAFNIDDTSESSEGLRDCNYNELSAIFNTPLSNESPNYELMNSHDASSTSYSYPSYSSFGDIDMEYSLF; via the coding sequence ATGTCCACTTCTAGAACCTCGTCAAACACTTCCCTCACAGGACATGATCATCATCACAATCAAACTCAAATTAATCTATCTCTTCTTCAACGGAACACGTCGGTTTACGGCGATAAAAGAGGAAGAAGAAAACAAGTAGAACCGGATAGGTTTCTTGGTGTAAGGAGAAGACCTTGGGGTAGATACGCAGCTGAAATCAGAGATCCTAATACTAAAGAAAGACATTGGTTAGGAACTTTTGATACTGCTCAAGAAGCTGCTTTTGCTTATGATAGAGCTGCTCTTTCCATCAAAGGTAGCAATGCTAAAACAAATTTCATATATTCAACTTCTTCTCAGTCTCATGAAACCAGTCTTCACAATGTTGTTACTCCTTTAGATCCTCAAAAAACACAACCAGTTACCAACCAAACTAGCCTCTCTCAGCTAGATGATGATTCTCATTTGAACAATGAAAACTTGTTCTTCTCTGATGATTCTGCTAACTCGGGCTATCTCGAATGCATTGTTCCGGTTAACTGTTTCAAACCTATTTCAAATACCAACAATTCAAACTTTGATCATAAGAGTAATGCAAGTGGTTCAACTGAACATCACCAAAATGTTGTTGATTCCATTAGTGCAACAAATTTCATGCAGGGTCAATCATTTTATGACTACAATGCATTCTCTCAAGAAGCATTCAACATTGACGACACAAGTGAAAGTAGTGAAGGATTACGGGATTGCAATTACAATGAACTATCAGCTATTTTTAACACACCATTGAGTAATGAAAGTCCAAACTATGAACTAATGAATAGTCATGATGCTTCTTCAACTAGCTATTCTTATCCATCCTATTCATCTTTCGGCGACATTGACATGGAATACTCGCTCTTCTGA
- the LOC127079419 gene encoding zinc finger CCCH domain-containing protein 34, protein MDHYPRSTEPSRSDPSPEWTGPDPQTGLEEPMWQLGLGAGEDSYPLRPDEADCTYYLRTGFCGFGSRCRFNHPPDRSAVIGAASRTVGEYPERAGQPVCQYYMRTRSCKFGASCKYHHPRQAGGTEASPVSLNYYGYPLRPGEKECSYFVKTGQCKFGATCKFDHPVPAGVQIPAPSPIPPVSPLHIQVPTPIYPTVQPPSGPSSQQIGVLVARPPLLPGSFVQSPYGPVVLSPTMVPFSGWGPYQATATSPVLPSGNPANVGSTQLYGITQLPSPGNAYTGPYQPSASSVGPSSRGHTEQSFPARPNHQEYHYYSKPEDLPFGPSYRYNQPLDMSAQKGNVVLGPAGLPLRPGAAPCTHYTQRGICKFGPTCKFDHPIASLSYSPSASSLTDVPVAPHFVGSSVGTLVPSSSSSELQPELTAGSSRESVPSRISSSASTTTGSVGLNLSTAGHVSQSSTRSSSPLPAANTTSSNVSHTSS, encoded by the exons ATGGACCACTATCCCCGGTCCACTGAGCCTTCTCGCTCTGATCCGTCGCCGGAATGGACCGGACCCGACCCCCAAACCGGTCTCGAAG AACCTATGTGGCAATTGGGGCTTGGTGCTGGAGAGGATTCGTATCCACTACGACCTGATGAAGCTGATTGCACTTACTATTTGAGAACAGGTTTCTGTGGCTTTGGTTCTAGGTGTCGGTTCAACCATCCTCCTGACCGTAGCGCG GTTATTGGAGCTGCTTCTAGGACTGTAGGGGAGTATCCAGAACGTGCAGGCCAGCCTGTGTGCCAG TATTATATGAGGACAAGATCTTGCAAATTTGGTGCTTCTTGCAAGTACCATCATCCTAGACAGGCAGGAGGCACTGAGGCTAGTCCTGTGTCGCTAAATTATTATGGATATCCACTACGTCCG GGTGAAAAGGAGTGTTCCTATTTTGTAAAAACAGGACAATGCAAGTTTGGTGCAACTTGTAAATTTGATCATCCTGTTCCTGCCGGTGTCCAAATTCCAGCTCCATCACCTATTCCCCCAGTTTCACCTTTACATATACAAGTACCTACCCCAATATATCCAACCGTACAGCCTCCATCTGGTCCTTCATCACAACAAATTGGTGTACTGGTCGCTAGGCCACCTCTACTACCCGGTTCGTTTGTCCAGAGCCCTTATGGACCTGTAGTATTGTCCCCAACCATGGTCCCCTTTTCTGGCTGGGGTCCTTATCAG GCTACTGCAACGAGCCCTGTACTTCCTTCTGGTAATCCTGCTAATGTTGGTTCCACACAGCTCTATGGCATAACCCAGCTACCTTCACCAGGTAATGCCTATACTGGACCTTATCAACCTTCTGCTTCCTCAGTTGGTCCTTCAAGCAGAGGTCATACGGAGCAGTCATTTCCAGCCAGGCCTAATCATCAAGAGTATCATTATTACTCTAAACCAGAGGATCTTCCATTTGGTCCATCATATAGGTATAACCAACCTCTAGACATGAGTGCACAAAAAGGGAATGTTGTCCTTGGTCCTGCAGGTCTTCCTTTACGCCCG GGGGCAGCACCTTGCACTCATTACACACAGCGTGGTATATGCAAATTTGGCCCCACATGCAAATTTGATCATCCTATTGCATCACTGAGTTACAGTCCATCTGCTTCTTCCCTGACTGATGTGCCAGTTGCGCCGCACTTTGTGGGTTCATCTGTTGGTACTCTTGTtccttcatcttcttcatcaGAATTGCAGCCTGAACTTACCGCAGGATCCAGCAGAGAGTCTGTTCCATCCAGAATATCTTCATCAGCGAGCACTACGACTGGATCAGTTGGCTTGAATTTGTCAACTGCTGGCCATGTTTCTCAATCCAGCACGCGGAGTTCTAGTCCTTTACCAGCTGCCAATACCACAAGTAGTAATGTCTCTCACACCTCAAGTTAA